The following proteins are co-located in the Anas platyrhynchos isolate ZD024472 breed Pekin duck chromosome 1, IASCAAS_PekinDuck_T2T, whole genome shotgun sequence genome:
- the LOC101799094 gene encoding retinoic acid-induced protein 3 yields the protein MTTPPPRGCGSIHSDYYLLCDMDKAWGIVLESLATAGVLVTIFLICSLFFLICKVQDNNKRHMISIYFFFLLGTLGIFGLTFAFIITSNNNTRPSRFFLFGVLFALCFSCLLTHAFNLIKLVRGKKSFSWLVLLLLIVSFALVQIVINIEYLVTQLVNYRNDFLNMSSEKANKDFVMLLIYVLFLMALTFLMSMFTFCGPYKGWKRHGAHIFVTVLFSIAIWVVWITMLTKGNQSLNRPEWDDPVVAIALVSNGWIFLIMYIIPEICFLTAPVKLEDYPPENDFCQPTLIKQTTGVDNRAYTQDEIVRGDREDPSYSPYSSHFQLKTIDTRNDFSIPRPKAQTSPYHDYTGGKGPM from the exons ATGACGACGCCACCTCCCCGAGGCTGCGGCAGCATCCATTCTGACTACTACCTGCTCTGTGACATGGATAAGGCCTGGGGGATTGTCCTGGAGTCACTGGCTACAGCAGGAGTCCTCGTCACCATTTTCCTCATTTgctccctcttcttcctcatctGTAAAGTCCAAGACAACAACAAGAGGCACATGATCTCCATTTACTTCTTCTTTCTCTTAGGAACACTCGGCATTTTTGGTCTCACTTTTGCCTTCATCATTACAAGCAATAACAATACTCGCCCCTCTCGCTTCTTCCTATTTGGAGTCCTCTTTGCACTCTGCTTCTCCTGCCTTCTCACCCATGCCTTCAACCTCATCAAACTAGTGAGAGGGAAAAAGTCCTTCTCCTGGCTGGTGTTGCTGCTACTCATTGTTTCCTTTGCCCTCGTGCAAATTGTGATCAACATTGAGTACCTAGTCACCCAGCTAGTAAATTACAGAAATGATTTTCTGAATATGTCTTCAGAGAAGGCCAACAAGGACTTTGTCATGCTTCTAATCTACGTGCTCTTCCTGATGGCTTTGACCTTCCTGATGTCCATGTTCACATTCTGTGGGCCATACAAGGGCTGGAAGAGACACGGGGCACACATCTTTGTCACTGTCCTGTTCTCCATTGCCATTTGGGTTGTGTGGATCACTATGCTCACAAAAGGCAACCAAAGTTTAAATAGACCTGAATGGGATGATCCTGTTGTGGCCATTGCTCTGGTGTCCAATGGATGGATCTTCTTGATAATGTATATCATCCCTGAAATCTGCTTCCTCACTGCCCCTGTGAAGCTGGAGGACTACCCTCCAGAAAATGACTTCTGCCAGCCCACATTGATAAAGCAGACTACTGGAGTGGACAACCGTGCCTACACCCAAGATGAAATTGTGCGAG GAGACAGGGAAGACCCCAGCTACTCCCCGTACTCTTCTCATTTTCAGCTGAAG ACCATTGACACCCGGAATGATTTCTCCATCCCTCGGCCCAAGGCACAGACAAGCCCATACCATGACTACACTGGTGGGAAAGGCCCCATGTaa